The genome window CGGACCAAGTTATCCATGTTTTTTGCCATGGACGCGTCATCTCCTGCAATTATTCCCACTGCGCAGTTTGCTGCGCTGGAGAAAGAATGTGCTTTTCGGGGCCGTCCCGTTCCGAATCGGATCACCCATGGCTGCCATACCGATGCCGATTGGATTTATAGCAGCGGGCAGGTGCGCCAGCGACACGGAACGGTTTGTGTGAATATGGACTCCAGTTATTTCGACAATGCGATTCTTGGCGATGCGGCGGCGGCCATGGTGGCGTTGGCCCATCACATGAACGTGGATGTGCAGCAAATGGAACAGGCCTTTCGTTCATTTCAGCCTTTGCCACATCGCTGTGAAACTGTGGGTGTGTGGCGAAATGTCCTCTTTGTGAATGATTCAAAATCCACCAATCTGGCTTCGTTGATGGGAGCTGTCGCCATGGCTGAGCGACCTGTCCGCCTGATTGCTGGAGGACGTGCCAAGGAAAAAGATTTTTCTGGCGCGAAAGATTTATTGGCTACGCGTGGAAAATGTGTTTACTTAATAGGCGATCACGCACAGGCCATGTTCGATTGCTGGCATACTGTTGTCGAATGTCGTTTGTGTGGTACCATGGATCAGGCACTGTCGCAGGCGTGGGCCGCGTCGCAGTCGGGCGACGAGATTCTGCTGTCGCCGGGGTGCACCAGCTATGATCAATTTAATAATTTTGAAGAACGTGGTGAGTATTTTAGAAACAAGGTCAGATTACTGACATCGGGAGTATAAAAATGAGTACAGAACGCGAAGAGTCCGCCGCAGTTCCGCAAGAACGGAGTTGTGCGATCAAGACGCCTATTGTTGTGGCCGTCGTGGCAGGGTTGCATATCGTTGCTATCACCAGTTTTTTTGGAATACAGGGATGTGGAACAACGAAGCCCGCTGGAGCAACCATTGTTGAACCGGCACCCGCTCCGGTGATGCCGCCAAAACTGGATGTGGCCGGCAGTTCACAGAAGCGTTCGCGGCCGGCATTGAAGCCACCTCGCCCGGTTGAACATGCCGCGACGTCGGTGAGCCAGTCGTCGCTGAAAACGTACGTGATTAAGAAAGGTGATTCGCTTTCAGTCATTGCCAAGCGGCATGGTGTCAGCATGAGGGATCTGCAGGACGTGAATCATATTCAGAATCCCAATAAAATTCGTATTGGCCAGAAACTGGTGCTGCCTTCCTATGCGACAGTGAGCCGTAATTCAAGTACCTCTCCCGGTACCAAGGCTCCTGCTAAATCAACGAAAAAGTCGATGGAGAAGGCGACTCTGCCTGCGGATGGACTGATCTACAATGTGGTGGCTGGCGATTCACTTTCGAAAATTGCAGTTAAATTTGGTACCAAAACGCAGGTGATCCGGGATGCGAATAAATTGAAGGGTGATAAGATCATCATTGGACAGAAACTGGTTATTCCAGGGACATCTGGTTCACCAAAAATAGCCGCACCGGCTAAAAAATCGAACAAACCAGCTCCAGCAGAAAAGACAGACTCCGATAAACCTAAAGCAGTGCCCGCAACGACCGAAGCTCCTGCGAAACCTGCCGCTGAAATCAGTGATGAGATCGTTGAGGATGCCACCGTTAGTGAACCGCTTCCCGAATCGGCCTTTGTGTATACAGTGGTAACCGGAGACGATCTGGGTACCATCGCGATGACATTTGGTCTGTCTAAAGAGGAGCTGATGAAGGCGAATAATATACAATCTGACGGACCGCTTAAAGATGGCCAGAAGTTGTTGATTCCCAGTCCGTAACCGGCGATCGTTCTGTAATGCATAAAACCACAGGCGTACTAATCAGTGCGGTCATGTGTCTGATGGTTGTCGGACTGGTCATGCTGTATAGTACCAGTTCGGTGAAAACGGATCATGCTGATATCTACTTCTACTTGAAACGTCAGGTGCTGTGGATGCTGGTGAGTTGTGTCGTCGCGATTATATGCCGATTTGTGGACTATCATGCCTGGCGGCGTCTCGCCATTCCCGTGGCACTGGTCTGTGTCTTTTTATTGATTTTGACGCTGATTCCATCCATTGGTGTGAATATCAAGGGGAGCCGTCGCTGGCTTCGCATCGGGATGAATTTTCAGCCCTCGGAACTGGCGAAGATCGGCATGATCTTTATCATGTCTTGGTGGCTTGCGAAAAACGGTCGGAACATGGGGCAGTTGAGCCGGGGTGTCTTTATTCCTCTGGTTGGTCTGGGGATCATTCTTGGTCTTATTTTTGCCGAACCGGATTTCGGGACAACGATGCTGGTGGGCAGTGTAGGGGTGTGTATGATGTTCGTTGCAGGCAGTTCCATCCCTGTTCTGGGCGGATTGTCGCTGGCCGCTATGGGGATGTTTGTCCTCGCGGTGCGGCATAATCCGGAGCGTATGTCGCGTGTAACCGCCTTTCTTGATCCGGAAAAATATGCGGAAAATGAAGCCTTTCAGCTTATGAATGCCAAGTATGCCTTTGTCTCGGCCGGTGCTTCTGGTGTGGGGCTGGGAGAAAGTATGCAGAAACGCTTTTATCTGCCTGAGGCACACACCGATTTTATTTATGCCATTGTGGCGGAAGAGTTAGGCATGGCGGCATCCATGGGGATATTAATCTTATTTGCCGTGATTATGTTCTGCGGTATTCGGATTGCACTGCGAGCCCGTGATGCCTTCGGCAAATCGCTGGCATTGGGTATTACATTGATGATCAGCTTGCAGGCCATCATCAATATCGGTGTGGTTACCGGTTGTCTGCCGACCAAAGGGCTTGCACTTCCGTTTATTAGTTATGGTGGCTCACATTTGCTGGTAGGATTGGCCATGGTGGGGATTTTGGTGAATATCGCGACACAGATCAGTGACGATCCCCCCGAGAACGAAGTCATTAAGGATCGCATTCATGAATTATGAGGAAAGAGACGTGCTATGATTGTATATAAAATGCCCGCGCATGTAGACGCGCTGGTTTTCGATATGGACATGACCTTATATCGGAATGAAGTTTATTATAA of Spartobacteria bacterium contains these proteins:
- the murD gene encoding UDP-N-acetylmuramoyl-L-alanine--D-glutamate ligase, whose product is MKRDKEKTLILGLGRSGCAVAELLLQQGEAVVLYDDQPSAYDQSRVVQLIERGAQVEQDATLLMNMVWRECVISPGISLKKGVACSLRAVGVPLISEVEVGWRQYRKKKKDGIVIAVTGSNGKSSVVKCLTEMMQLQGRTATACGNYGVPVCAVVQQDNVPDVLVVEVSSFQLESMHDFAPEAAILLNLLPNHLDRHGNMERYERTKLSMFFAMDASSPAIIPTAQFAALEKECAFRGRPVPNRITHGCHTDADWIYSSGQVRQRHGTVCVNMDSSYFDNAILGDAAAAMVALAHHMNVDVQQMEQAFRSFQPLPHRCETVGVWRNVLFVNDSKSTNLASLMGAVAMAERPVRLIAGGRAKEKDFSGAKDLLATRGKCVYLIGDHAQAMFDCWHTVVECRLCGTMDQALSQAWAASQSGDEILLSPGCTSYDQFNNFEERGEYFRNKVRLLTSGV
- a CDS encoding LysM peptidoglycan-binding domain-containing protein, encoding MSTEREESAAVPQERSCAIKTPIVVAVVAGLHIVAITSFFGIQGCGTTKPAGATIVEPAPAPVMPPKLDVAGSSQKRSRPALKPPRPVEHAATSVSQSSLKTYVIKKGDSLSVIAKRHGVSMRDLQDVNHIQNPNKIRIGQKLVLPSYATVSRNSSTSPGTKAPAKSTKKSMEKATLPADGLIYNVVAGDSLSKIAVKFGTKTQVIRDANKLKGDKIIIGQKLVIPGTSGSPKIAAPAKKSNKPAPAEKTDSDKPKAVPATTEAPAKPAAEISDEIVEDATVSEPLPESAFVYTVVTGDDLGTIAMTFGLSKEELMKANNIQSDGPLKDGQKLLIPSP
- the ftsW gene encoding putative lipid II flippase FtsW, with the protein product MHKTTGVLISAVMCLMVVGLVMLYSTSSVKTDHADIYFYLKRQVLWMLVSCVVAIICRFVDYHAWRRLAIPVALVCVFLLILTLIPSIGVNIKGSRRWLRIGMNFQPSELAKIGMIFIMSWWLAKNGRNMGQLSRGVFIPLVGLGIILGLIFAEPDFGTTMLVGSVGVCMMFVAGSSIPVLGGLSLAAMGMFVLAVRHNPERMSRVTAFLDPEKYAENEAFQLMNAKYAFVSAGASGVGLGESMQKRFYLPEAHTDFIYAIVAEELGMAASMGILILFAVIMFCGIRIALRARDAFGKSLALGITLMISLQAIINIGVVTGCLPTKGLALPFISYGGSHLLVGLAMVGILVNIATQISDDPPENEVIKDRIHEL